The Verrucomicrobium spinosum DSM 4136 = JCM 18804 genome includes a region encoding these proteins:
- a CDS encoding bifunctional serine/threonine-protein kinase/formylglycine-generating enzyme family protein: MPAPDEPQAPTPNAGDKSSEKGGRASALPPPPGDVKQGVKIEPRGQVKADTRIPPEEPVSTRDNDIPIPDFKLIRRIGSGAYGEVWLAQAITGALRAVKIVWREDFEYEKTFRREFEGIQQFEPISRGHPGLVNVLHVGWNDAHGFYYYVMELADDAQSGRDVDITTYVPRTLTTDFRNRGRIGLQECKETGIFLADALGYMHSHGLTHRDIKPSNIIYVKGAWKLADIGLVAVHGERSYVGTEGFVPPEGPGTFASDIYSLGKVLYEISSGKDRMEFPEVPEDLGAAEWNLWREWNTVICRACAPSLKERYASSADFAAALRMVGVPRPVPLSRRVVNATWHLAVGSVLSGALLAVVQRETAWSYQIQAPEAKKLTPEEIAQAKLPNPGRMWLNSFDMRFTWQKDRHVADRPVSLELFNQFLESTMQSFEGEVVPSFQKGGKPEYSVVVPRADATGFCNWLTDQDRAAGALGVDMEYGWRPDTTLKRSPGSQKNWFAMRLTLEKLQFGQVLVESLPPHAEVINNGEVLGTTPLSLSRMRVGEASFVMSLPGYKREILKGKVEEGKLLTLTAKMKPTDAVAFGRKWKNSLGMDFVPLGAVLMSATEIRRADYASYLRSVPITNPPPVDPSEDSTLPMTFVSRDDAMHYARWLTRTEQAKGLLEENQSYRLPTDDEWSMAAGLPRERGDTPAERNRRIEGFYPWGFIWVPPVVPGNLWDQSAADEAKQKSGIPGLNDGFVGLAPVGSFTPDARTGLRDLSGNVWEWVAEDFGGSEPKQQRLGVVRGGSWRTREREELLASYRRPMPTGTRNDEIGFRLVLGENGVLARMDE; encoded by the coding sequence ATGCCCGCCCCTGACGAGCCCCAAGCCCCGACCCCCAACGCTGGCGACAAGTCATCGGAGAAAGGTGGTCGTGCTTCGGCTCTGCCTCCGCCACCCGGCGACGTGAAGCAGGGGGTGAAGATCGAACCTCGCGGTCAGGTGAAGGCGGATACCCGCATCCCGCCCGAGGAGCCCGTCAGCACCCGGGACAACGATATTCCCATACCCGACTTCAAGCTGATCCGGCGCATTGGGTCTGGAGCCTATGGGGAGGTTTGGCTTGCTCAGGCCATCACTGGGGCTCTCCGTGCCGTGAAGATCGTCTGGCGGGAGGACTTCGAGTACGAAAAGACTTTCCGGCGTGAGTTTGAGGGCATCCAACAGTTTGAGCCCATCTCCCGAGGTCATCCTGGACTGGTGAATGTGCTTCATGTGGGATGGAATGACGCCCACGGCTTCTACTATTATGTGATGGAGCTGGCCGACGATGCCCAGAGTGGGCGTGATGTCGATATCACCACGTACGTGCCCCGCACACTCACCACAGATTTTCGCAACCGGGGGCGCATCGGCCTTCAGGAGTGCAAAGAGACGGGAATCTTCCTCGCAGACGCCCTTGGCTACATGCACAGCCACGGCCTGACCCACCGGGACATCAAGCCGTCCAACATCATATATGTAAAGGGAGCCTGGAAGCTCGCCGATATCGGTCTTGTCGCAGTCCACGGAGAGCGTTCTTACGTCGGCACGGAGGGATTTGTGCCCCCAGAAGGCCCTGGCACATTTGCTTCTGACATCTATAGTCTGGGAAAAGTGCTCTATGAGATCAGTTCCGGGAAGGATCGCATGGAGTTCCCGGAGGTGCCGGAGGATCTGGGAGCGGCAGAGTGGAACTTGTGGCGGGAGTGGAACACCGTCATCTGCCGGGCCTGTGCCCCCAGTCTGAAGGAACGCTACGCCAGCTCGGCCGACTTTGCCGCCGCTTTGCGCATGGTGGGAGTGCCTCGCCCTGTGCCTCTTTCCCGCCGGGTGGTGAACGCTACCTGGCATTTGGCGGTGGGCTCTGTGTTGAGCGGAGCGCTGCTCGCCGTGGTGCAGAGGGAGACAGCGTGGAGCTACCAGATTCAGGCTCCCGAGGCCAAAAAACTCACCCCGGAGGAGATTGCCCAGGCCAAGCTGCCCAATCCAGGGCGCATGTGGCTCAACAGCTTTGACATGCGCTTCACCTGGCAGAAGGATCGCCATGTGGCCGACCGGCCCGTTTCTCTGGAGCTGTTCAATCAGTTTCTGGAGTCCACCATGCAGTCCTTTGAAGGCGAGGTGGTGCCCAGCTTCCAAAAGGGGGGCAAACCGGAATACTCGGTGGTGGTACCTCGGGCAGATGCCACTGGGTTCTGCAACTGGTTGACCGATCAAGACCGCGCGGCGGGCGCTCTCGGGGTGGACATGGAGTACGGCTGGCGCCCAGACACCACGCTCAAGCGCAGCCCTGGCTCGCAGAAGAACTGGTTTGCCATGCGCCTCACTCTGGAGAAGCTGCAATTTGGCCAGGTGCTGGTGGAGAGCCTGCCGCCGCATGCTGAGGTCATCAACAATGGCGAGGTGTTGGGCACCACCCCGTTGTCCCTTTCGCGGATGCGGGTGGGCGAGGCCTCCTTCGTCATGAGCCTGCCGGGCTACAAACGCGAAATTCTCAAAGGCAAGGTGGAAGAGGGTAAGCTGCTCACCCTGACGGCCAAGATGAAGCCCACGGATGCGGTGGCATTCGGTCGCAAGTGGAAGAACTCTCTCGGCATGGATTTCGTCCCGCTGGGAGCCGTTCTCATGTCTGCCACAGAGATCCGCAGGGCGGACTACGCCAGCTATCTGAGATCCGTCCCCATCACAAATCCGCCGCCAGTTGACCCGTCAGAGGACAGCACCCTGCCCATGACCTTTGTCAGCCGGGATGATGCCATGCACTATGCCAGGTGGCTCACCCGCACCGAGCAGGCCAAGGGACTGCTGGAGGAGAATCAGAGCTACCGCCTGCCGACAGACGATGAGTGGAGCATGGCCGCTGGCCTGCCGCGCGAGCGTGGTGACACGCCGGCGGAGCGCAATCGCCGGATCGAAGGGTTCTACCCTTGGGGCTTCATTTGGGTTCCGCCAGTGGTGCCAGGTAACCTCTGGGACCAGAGCGCCGCTGATGAAGCAAAACAGAAGAGTGGCATTCCGGGGCTGAATGATGGCTTCGTTGGGCTCGCACCTGTAGGTTCCTTTACGCCGGATGCTCGCACCGGCCTCAGAGACCTTTCGGGCAACGTCTGGGAATGGGTGGCAGAGGATTTTGGCGGGTCTGAGCCAAAGCAGCAGCGTCTGGGAGTGGTGCGTGGTGGGAGCTGGCGTACTCGCGAGAGGGAGGAGCTGCTTGCTTCATATAGAAGACCCATGCCCACTGGCACCCGCAATGATGAAATCGGGTTCCGTCTTGTTCTGGGAGAGAATGGAGTTCTCGCCCGAATGGATGAGTAG